GACAAGGGAGAGAGCGACATAGGTGTCTGGGACGGCGGGCGGCGCGGGGTAGTAGGGCATGGCGCTGCAGCTGACGAGCGCGCGGTGGAGGAAGTGGCGCGGACAAATGACCGGCCACGCTACTGTGTCGGGCGCCGGGCGGATAAGGATGAGCGAGTGAGGATTCGTTTTTCTATTTCTGAGAGAGATGGAGAGATGGCGCCCGCTCCTGGGGAGCCGCGTCCGGGATTGTTGGTcagttttttttacaacaactAACAAAATGGGATGCACGAATGGGTTTTTACAGCTGTAAAAGTAGCTCTTAAAGAACAAGATAATTCATTTTTTTCTACAGCCAAACAATGATAAAAACTATATCTTATCTCAATAACAGATAAAAATTAGACCCCTGAAATACAGGAGAAATGTAACAAAATGTTGCAAACAAATTTATTACAAGATTACTTTTAGCATTTTATTTTCAGATATCGAAACAAAAAGAAAGACCGACACATGTCCTAATTTGCACTGAGGTTAATGCCAAACTAAGGTCTTATTTGGATACCCCTCCGATTATAACAATTAAATTATATAATCAAAGTTTGATCCAAAATATGATCCTATAATCCAGGCGAGATCCGGTAAGGATTATGAATGTTAAAGTCTTGTCTCTACCTGATTGGTCCAACTTACCAAACTGTAGAGGATGAAGTAGAAATTTTTCAATCTAACCAACCATAATTTATTGATCCAAACACTTCGATTATTACAATCCATAATTATGATTATAATATTATAATAATTTTATATACAATTTAGATCAGAATAATCGAGTTGTGATCCAAGCCCCTAACTACTGTTTTATAGAGGGGACTGTGAGAGGCCATCAAAGTACGCACTGGTAGGCGTACCCACAAAGGTGGCATTACCGGCGAATGCTGCTTGCATCGACGTCGGAATCGGCGGCACGTCCAGGATCACGACCCCCTCCAGCGCCTGGACCACCTGCTCCATCGACGGCCGGTGAGCCTCGTCGTCCTGCACGCACCAGCAGGCCACCCTGCACGCGCGTTCCAGCTCCTGAGCGTCCGCGTCGCCGTGCAGGCGCTCGTCCAGCAGCCCGACGAGCGCCTCCCCTTCGTTGACCTTCCTCGCGGCCACCAGCGGGAAGtaccccgacagcgacgcctccTGCTCTGTAGTCGCCCAGCTTCGCGCGTTTCTCCGGCCTGAAATGATCTCCAGCAGCACCATGCCGTAGCTGTACACGTCGGCCTTGGCGGTGATGGGCACGCCGGAGATCCACTCCGGCGCGAGGTACCCGATGGTACCCCTCACCGTCGTCAGGACCCTGCTGAAGTCCCTTCCTAGCAGCTTCGCCATGCCGAAGTCGGCGACCTTGGGCACGAGGTTGACGTCGAGCAGGATGTTCTCCGGCTTGATAtcgcagtggatgatgcagtcccgGCACCTCTCGTGGAGGTACAGCAAGCCCCGGGCGGCGCCCAGCGCGATCTGGAACCTCGCGCGCCAGCtcagcgccggcgccgccgtgAAGAGCGCCCTGTCCAGCGAGCCGTTGGGCATGTGGTCGTAGACGAGCAGCCGCTTGCTGCCGTGGGAGGAGAAGCCGCGGAGCCGGACGAGGTTGACGTGTTGGATCATGCCGATGGTGCGCACCTCGTTCCTGAACTGCTTGTCCCCAACGCAGAGGACGCCTTCCAGCTTCttcacggcgacggcggcgccgaCACCGGACAACGTACCTTTGTACACTGAGCCGAAGCTGCCACCGCCGAGCTTCTCCGAGAAGTTCTTGGTCGCCCTCCTCATGTCGTTGTACTTGAACGCCACGAGGCTACCGCCTTCTGCTGCAGCTTGCCTGAATCTTATGTTCCTCTGTCTTCTCCTAAACATCTTAACAAGCACGGTCGCGATGACAGACACGCAGGCTAGGATCGACGCAGCAGAGGCAACAGAAACGAAGACGACGACCGTTCTTTTACGACGGCCATTCGATGGCACGTCCATGGCAGACAGCCGGAGGTAAAGATCATCCGTGCTTGCTGTGTCCATGGCAGACAAGCCGATCAGATCACCGTACCAGAGAGCACAGCGACTACCGTAGGAGTAAGCGTTGCAGTCACAGCTCCTCAAACACGCTGACCTGCAGTCTTCAGCGCTTGATGGTGAAGCTCCTGCAGCCGCAGGCGACGAGTTACTCGGCAAGGAAATACCTGGCGCCAGCAAGAAGGCGTCGCCGCCGTCCTTGTCGCGCAACGAACTGTTGTGACAGTGCAAGGGATTGTTCCGGCGGCAGCCATGTGAGTGGTCTCCGAGCTCCCAGTCCTCCACGGAGGAAGGCCGGAAGCCGGCGTGGCAGCTACATAGTGGCTCGCTCTTCTCATCGCAGATGCCGAACGCGCCGCAGATGGCGTAGACGTCGCAGAGCTTGTGCGGCTCCGCCCATATGACCATCCACTCGTCGGCGGACGGCAGCCACATGATCTGCCTCGCCTGGCCGGAGACGTCCACGACTAACCTGGAGATGACCGTGGGATCTTGCAGGGAGTAGTCGAAGTAGCTGGCGTTCGAGGTGTTCACGAACTCGAAGTTGTACTTGTCGTGCGACGTCATCTCCGGGAGACCGGCAAATATGCTGCCTTTCCACTCTCCACTGCTCCAGAAGTTCACGGTCCTGTTCCAGGACAGGAAGAACTGGCTGGTCCCGTGCGGATCGATTCCCAGGGAGTACATGCCGGGAGCCGGGTCACTGGAGCTCCTCCAAGAAGTCAGAGCCTGCACGTGGCCGGTGATCTTGTTCATGCCGAGACGGACTCCCGGGAGCCACGTGTCGGTGGGGTGCTCAGCGCTCTGCCACAGGACCTCGCCGTCGTCGCGCCGGAGGACGAGGTTTCCGGTGTCCAAGAGGACAGCCACGGTGCCGTTGGAGCTGCTGCCGGAGATGACGTCGTTCGAGGACCAGACGAGCTCGCCGACCTCGTTGGTGAGCACGAGGTTGCCGTCCGGCGCAACGGCGAGCTGAGAGGACGCGGGGTCGGAGACGGGCGTGGCTCTGTTCGCAACCCACACGGGCGTGCACGGCGTCACGGCTTTCTTGTACCAGATTCCCACGTAGTAGTTGTGAGAGGAGGCCGTGTtgctgtcaccacctgctgctgctggacGGAAGAAGCCCAGCTCGAAGCTGCCGCCTGTGGACACGACGGTCCGGCCGCCGGAGATGGCGGAGTTGGCGGTGATGGTGTCCGATGCGAAGCACCGTGCACTGCCGATGATGGCCACGATCATGACAAGTAGTAGCGCTGTTGAAGGCATCGGTGAGATAGACGATGGAAGGGAGAGCAACTGCGTGTGTACGTACTGATGATCGAGTTAGGAGTGAACTCATCTGGTACCTACCTATCCGTTGATAGCAAGTTATTATACACAGCAACTAAACTAGCCCAGGAAAACCCTCcttgtcgggtttataaacccggggtccctcggggaccggcttctgtgCCAAGACTCGGCCCAAGAGtttaaaaacaacagggcaaaggaacggtccagcaaccgaccggaaggccaggcccaagaagagcaacgcccgctcgtcggctacttcggcccacctatgtGACGGGAGCGCTCAATTCAGGCTTCATCCGCCTCCAAacagcctctccgatcagaaggcctgccccgagccctacttccgactctgaccccgcgttCCTCCGATcagggctcgtaggaaccctgctcaccgctcttctccgaccggcgcactcggaggcgactggagccatccgaccggggacgcccgctcggtaggaaccaaaaAACGTGTGGAGAAAGACAAGGCAAGGCtaacaagtcaaaaccactataccagggaccataccctgcacataACAGTACCCTGCAGCCACCTGACAcagacagtattgtaggcgccgacatctccctctacagaaTTGTAGGGactgctaaaactcccatacgaaaAGACTCCGCGTAtctctagacatcgatagcggtatgggcaccaggatttgccgTACCGGGTGAATATAGCGCTACTCCtcacatacctctaggcatcgaacagtatttgcaggtaccgactaataggaacggggatcccgatcttccgtcaggttcaagataaacaacgatttgttcgaagagcgacacaccgatccggcttcagatcacaaagacccaaaccctgcaaccttagcaccatgtctcttttggttatcaaccgtgtcacaatccggttgacctcgccaagaaggctaatcccttctgcgaatcgaagaacacaagcaagaacaagataaaaagcaactcaattaaagtgataattgcagatgaatgattaagcactcgaagttggggtcttgcaaaccgataacggcgactgttcaatgacagattgatctaaaacaaaacccaaaacctaaaataggtggtggctactgattatatagcctaagggacatccaaggatccctcttcacgtcctaaaggtgtcccaacacgttacaaggcccaacggcctaaaagacgacgatgcagcgccgtgacagattctggacgtcaacttgtttcgacgattcccattgattctaatggaattttgatgtgggaccacttccattggtttccttatgaaattatctttccatccatatgtggatcatcaaaaacggagtctgtatgcgacctggacgtccgttttactacacgctggacctgaagcccgagatggactcgaactcaagttgaactgggcctccggcttggcttggacgtccttgctggccacctaaggtggtggccaaggaggaggacgtccaagggctttcttggtgggttctccaagtccttggggtgtgctcccacttgggccagggtcccaaggatgaataacaagcccataacgacagtgtagctcccagtaGAAACAATGACATAATATCTTGATGGTTtagaggccttgctgatgtgatattgagatgagaccagatctatttgaaatcttatcaaacaagctttccatcaagtgctcattgacctcgatcgcactccagatggctgagttatggccttcccaatgatgcaatgtcgagctgccgatgaaccgaaaattcaactttgatgaacttgcatgttgagacatatttgtacctacatttaaataacgacatgtacatgtggaaccaagtgaattgtaccaaaaatcactatgcaaatgtaggaacgagctcaccttataaacaatggtcgtatccaatggtgtcatgtcctcatcaccgacgtccatccttcctgaagaagataacgCAACCTCCCGCGTGCACCAGACATTCTACAGTAACATCaaaagtgttgtgggcgcctaccattatccaatcctcatcagcgtgggtaacaagacttaaaaacatccgtaccctctccctctcacctgtaaagccaccctcttcatctataaaaggggatgtgctccctccaacaagAAGACAGACCGATCGatccaagctcagttcctttagattcattagtccaatagctcacaaccgcagaaccgccaggttcagacctcaagctcatagcaaagttcctgtcactctcggcccttttggtcggagccgaccggacctcttatacaccccatctttctccctcttgtttgtaaccccactgcaaacttcgagcacctaggctcaggaataaagtcaccgaccgaccccgactggacgtagggcacgttgcctgaaccagtataaatcatgtgtcattgagtgctagaccacctccgatcacaatgtacagcaaaactataaatattcactagttggtcactttatgcaccgacagttggcgccgtccgtggggaagacgttgtacagtCAAcacctttttggtcatcggatggcccaaaCTTCTGCCACCCCCaccatggcgggctcgggcgatacgattcgcttcggctcgttgcagttccccgcactctcgcccgccgggatgcgggttccacccgtcttcgagctatcctaggccttcctctatggaagcctagacttcgtcaccgaccgactcggcgtactccacctccgcgaagAGACTCAtgacccggcacccatcggagagacatcctccatcgactccgggatgcGCGACTTCGACGGCACGGCATctatgcttcattccgagcaaactctctgctcaaaccccgctataagtaatatgcgtactactactcgctctttatttactatctctcaccaatcacccggagggaatgtaccgcccacaccacaaacaccgtacgatcggttcccctacggcctcgcgtcctccGCAGAtgcatacgctcgggggctccgaaggatgctggcaccatcccccctcacgtccaagttcgtgggaatggcaggctgcGTTCCTGCCATTTCCCACAAACTCCCGGATGGTgagggcgagagcgacggttctagcatcggtgacgtggcgcCCCGCCAGTGTCTGTCCCAGGAgtacgctatggcgg
The sequence above is drawn from the Miscanthus floridulus cultivar M001 chromosome 15, ASM1932011v1, whole genome shotgun sequence genome and encodes:
- the LOC136508829 gene encoding G-type lectin S-receptor-like serine/threonine-protein kinase At2g19130 → MPSTALLLVMIVAIIGSARCFASDTITANSAISGGRTVVSTGGSFELGFFRPAAAGGDSNTASSHNYYVGIWYKKAVTPCTPVWVANRATPVSDPASSQLAVAPDGNLVLTNEVGELVWSSNDVISGSSSNGTVAVLLDTGNLVLRRDDGEVLWQSAEHPTDTWLPGVRLGMNKITGHVQALTSWRSSSDPAPGMYSLGIDPHGTSQFFLSWNRTVNFWSSGEWKGSIFAGLPEMTSHDKYNFEFVNTSNASYFDYSLQDPTVISRLVVDVSGQARQIMWLPSADEWMVIWAEPHKLCDVYAICGAFGICDEKSEPLCSCHAGFRPSSVEDWELGDHSHGCRRNNPLHCHNSSLRDKDGGDAFLLAPGISLPSNSSPAAAGASPSSAEDCRSACLRSCDCNAYSYGSRCALWYGDLIGLSAMDTASTDDLYLRLSAMDVPSNGRRKRTVVVFVSVASAASILACVSVIATVLVKMFRRRQRNIRFRQAAAEGGSLVAFKYNDMRRATKNFSEKLGGGSFGSVYKGTLSGVGAAVAVKKLEGVLCVGDKQFRNEVRTIGMIQHVNLVRLRGFSSHGSKRLLVYDHMPNGSLDRALFTAAPALSWRARFQIALGAARGLLYLHERCRDCIIHCDIKPENILLDVNLVPKVADFGMAKLLGRDFSRVLTTVRGTIGYLAPEWISGVPITAKADVYSYGMVLLEIISGRRNARSWATTEQEASLSGYFPLVAARKVNEGEALVGLLDERLHGDADAQELERACRVACWCVQDDEAHRPSMEQVVQALEGVVILDVPPIPTSMQAAFAGNATFVGTPTSAYFDGLSQSPL